A DNA window from Cervus canadensis isolate Bull #8, Minnesota chromosome 30, ASM1932006v1, whole genome shotgun sequence contains the following coding sequences:
- the LOC122431794 gene encoding olfactory receptor 13F1-like: MDKTNATVVSNFIFLGFTHYPQIEVIIFVLCLLMYLITLLGNIILILVSVLDSHLHTPMYFFLSNLSCLDIWYTSSALTPMLANFISGKNTISFSGCAAQMYSSLAMGSTECVLLSVMAYDRYVAICNPLRYPIIMNKKICVQIAAGSWVTGSFTALVETVSVLQLSLCGRSVINHFTCEILAILKLVCVDTSKVQLIMLVISVLLLPMPMLFICISYAFILSSILRISSLDGRSKAFSTCAAHLSVVVLFYGTALSMYLKLSTIDSQEVDKFIALVYAGLTPMLNPIIYSLRNREVKVAVKKLLVGTLFVLFQSLVANDIYKY; the protein is encoded by the coding sequence atggacAAGACAAATGCAACAGtcgtttctaattttatttttctgggatttaCTCACTATCCCCAAATTGAAGTCATCATATTTGTGCTGTGCTTGCTGATGTACTTGATCACCTTACTGGGCAATATTATTCTGATCTTAGTTAGTGTCCTGGATTCTCACCTACACacacccatgtacttcttcctcagcaACCTGTCATGTCTGGACATCTGGTATACTTCTTCTGCCCTGACTCCAATGCTGGCAAACTTTATTTCAGGGAAAAACACCATCTCATTCTCAGGGTGTGCTGCTCAGATGTACTCCTCTCTGGCCATGGGCTCCACTGAGTGTGTGCTCCTGTCTGTGATGGCGTATGACCGATATGTAGCCATCTGCAACCCCCTGAGATACCCCATCATCATGAACAAGAAGATTTGTGTTCAGATTGCAGCTGGCTCGTGGGTGACAGGCTCCTTCACTGCCCTGGTGGAAACTGTGTCTGTGTTGCAGCTGTCACTGTGTGGAAGGAGTGTCATCAATCATTTCACTTGTGAGATTCTGGCCATCCTGAAACTGGTTTGTGTAGACACTTCCAAGGTGCAGTTAATCATGCTGGTGATCAGTGTACTTCTTCTTCCTATGCCAATGctcttcatttgtatttcttatgCATTCATCCTCTCTAGCATCCTAAGAATCAGCTCACTGGATGGTCGGAGCAAAGCTTTTTCAACATGTGCAGCCCACCTGAGTGTAGTGGTTTTATTCTATGGGACAGCTCTCTCCATGTACCTGAAGCTATCAACTATAGATTCACAGGAAGTAGATAAGTTTATAGCTTTGGTATATGCTGGCTTAACTCCCATGTTGAATCCTATCATTTATAGTTTACGGAACAGAGAAGTGAAAGTGGCTGTGAAAAAGTTGCTGGTAGGAACTCTGTTTGTGCTCTTTCAGTCTCTAGTAGCAAATGATATCTATAAATATTAA
- the LOC122431902 gene encoding olfactory receptor 13C2, giving the protein MEWENQTILVEFFLKGLSGYPRLELLFYMLVLIMYVVILLGNGTLILISILDSHLHTPMYFFLGNLSFLDICFTTVSIPPMLVSFLSEKKTISFSGCAVQMFLGLAMGTTECVLLGMMAFDRYVAICNPLRYSVIMSKGSNVPMAAGSWIIGVVNSTVQTGCVVQLPFCRNNVINHFTCEILAVMKLACADISRNEFIMLVATTLFIMTPLLLIIISYTLIIISILRIRSSEGRSKVFSTCSAHLTVVIIFYGTILFMYMKPKSKETFNSDDMDATDKLVSVFYGVMTPMINPLIYSLRNRDVKEAVKHLLRRKNFNK; this is encoded by the coding sequence ATGGAATGGGAAAACCAAACCATTCTGGTGGAATTTTTTCTGAAGGGGCTTTCTGGTTACCCAAGGCTTGAACTACTCTTTTATATGCTAGTCTTAATAATGTATGTGGTCATCCTTCTGGGAAATGGCACCCTTATTCTCATCAGTATCTTAGACTCCCACCTTCACACCCCTATGTACTTCTTCCTGGGGAACCTCTCCTTCCTGGACATCTGCTTCACCACTGTCTCCATTCCCCCCATGCTGGTGAGCTTCCTCTCAGAAAAAAAGaccatctccttctctggctGTGCCGTGCAGATGTTCCTTGGCTTGGCCATGGGGACAACAGAGTGTGTGCTCCTGGGCATGATGGCCTTTGACCGGTATGTGGCTATTTGCAACCCTCTGAGATATTCTGTCATCATGAGCAAGGGTTCCAATGTGCCCATGGCAGCTGGCTCCTGGATCATAGGAGTTGTCAACTCTACAGTACAAACTGGGTGTGTAGTACAATTGCCTTTCTGCAGGAATAATGTCATCAACCATTTCACCTGTGAAATTCTGGCTGTCATGAAATTGGCCTGTGCTGATATCTCACGTAATGAGTTCATCATGCTAGTGGCCACAACCTTATTCATAATGACACCATTATTGCTAATCATTATCTCTTACACATTAATTATTATCAGCATCCTCAGAATTCGCTCTTCTGAGGGGAGAAGCAAAGTCTTCTCTACCTGCTCAGCCCACTTGACTGTGGTGATAATATTCTATGGAACCATTCTCTTCATGTACATGAAGCCCAAGTCTAAAGAgacatttaattcagatgacatgGATGCTACTGACAAACTTGTATCTGTGTTCTATGGAGTGATGACTCCTATGATTAATCCTTTAATCTATAGTCTCAGAAACAGGGATGTGAAGGAAGCAGTAAAACATTTactgagaagaaaaaattttaataagtaa